The proteins below are encoded in one region of Halalkalicoccus jeotgali B3:
- the mre11 gene encoding DNA double-strand break repair protein Mre11: protein MTRVIHTGDTHIGYRQYHSAERRADFLAAFERVAADAIEEGVDAVVHAGDLFHDRRPDIGDLLGTLDVLRDLEDADVPFLAIVGNHEGTREGQWLDLFSRMGLATRLDSEGVTVGETTFYGLDHVPVSRREELEYDFALPETDHAALVAHGLFEPFGYADWDTEELLDSATVEFDAMLLGDNHHPDRAEVEGTWVTYCGSTERATASERDGRGYNLVTFEDGEAHITRRGLDTREFVFADVQLAAGEGIERVLERVGQHDLDGRVVIVTVEGEGEPLAPAEVESFAREGGALIARVNDKREIESGEPADVSFSDPDAAVRERLREMGLSGAASDIDETVRASKLADSNVRGAVEERVTSLLEEDPAAFEPAATAPDGESPSESPTESADGDTPGTAGTAESTDRPEGASADRQAQSSMEEYL, encoded by the coding sequence ATGACACGGGTGATCCACACCGGCGACACCCACATCGGGTATCGCCAGTACCACTCGGCCGAGCGCCGCGCCGACTTTCTGGCCGCCTTCGAGCGGGTCGCCGCCGACGCTATCGAGGAGGGCGTCGACGCCGTCGTTCACGCCGGTGACCTCTTTCACGACCGTCGGCCCGACATCGGGGACCTGCTCGGGACGCTGGACGTGCTTCGGGACCTCGAGGACGCGGACGTGCCGTTTCTCGCTATCGTCGGCAACCACGAGGGGACCCGCGAGGGACAGTGGCTCGATCTCTTCTCACGCATGGGCCTTGCGACCCGCCTCGACAGCGAGGGAGTCACCGTCGGCGAGACGACCTTCTACGGGCTCGATCACGTTCCCGTCTCCCGGCGCGAGGAGTTGGAGTACGACTTCGCCTTACCCGAGACCGACCACGCGGCGCTGGTCGCCCACGGCCTGTTCGAGCCCTTCGGCTATGCCGACTGGGACACCGAGGAACTGCTCGATTCGGCCACCGTCGAGTTCGACGCCATGTTGCTCGGGGACAACCACCACCCCGATCGCGCAGAGGTCGAGGGGACGTGGGTGACCTACTGCGGATCGACCGAGCGGGCAACCGCGAGCGAGCGCGACGGGCGGGGCTACAACCTCGTGACCTTCGAGGACGGCGAAGCCCACATCACCCGCCGGGGGCTCGACACCCGGGAGTTCGTCTTCGCCGACGTCCAACTCGCTGCGGGCGAGGGGATCGAGCGCGTGCTCGAACGGGTCGGCCAGCACGACCTCGACGGGCGGGTGGTGATCGTCACCGTCGAGGGCGAGGGCGAACCACTCGCGCCCGCGGAGGTGGAGTCGTTCGCCCGCGAGGGAGGCGCGCTGATCGCTCGGGTCAACGACAAACGCGAGATCGAGAGCGGCGAACCGGCCGACGTTTCGTTCTCGGACCCCGACGCGGCGGTCCGCGAGCGCCTGCGGGAGATGGGGCTGTCGGGCGCCGCAAGCGACATCGACGAGACGGTTCGAGCGAGCAAGCTCGCCGACTCGAACGTCCGCGGGGCCGTCGAGGAACGCGTCACCTCGCTGCTCGAGGAGGACCCGGCGGCCTTCGAACCTGCCGCGACCGCACCCGACGGGGAGTCACCGTCAGAGTCGCCGACCGAGAGCGCGGACGGGGACACGCCCGGGACGGCCGGCACGGCCGAGTCCACCGACCGACCCGAGGGGGCGAGTGCCGACAGGCAGGCCCAGTCCTCGATGGAGGAGTACCTGTGA
- a CDS encoding ABC transporter ATP-binding protein has translation MATLELKNLHAEVADDDEAEKILNGVDLEVKTGEIHALMGPNGSGKSTTAKVIAGHPAYEVTDGEVLIHLEEGDFGEDFEIPEDKRTWDLLELEPNERAALGVFLAFQYPAEIEGVTMSNFLRTAVNAKFDEREELFEDEEREEPERTESEDTGYDTSPMEGPADDGEIGVAEFQQLLSEKMEMLDMDEKFARRYLNAGFSGGEKKQNEVLQAALLEPSIAVLDEIDSGLDIDRLQDVSKGINALRDEQGTGILQITHYQRILDYVEPDRVHIMLDGEIAMSGDAELAKKLEDKGYDWVREEVYQTA, from the coding sequence ATGGCAACACTTGAACTGAAAAACCTACACGCGGAAGTGGCGGACGACGACGAGGCCGAGAAGATCCTCAACGGTGTTGACCTCGAGGTCAAGACCGGCGAGATCCACGCGCTGATGGGCCCCAACGGCAGCGGGAAGTCCACCACCGCGAAGGTCATCGCGGGCCACCCGGCCTACGAGGTCACCGACGGCGAGGTGCTGATCCACCTCGAAGAGGGTGATTTCGGCGAGGACTTCGAGATCCCCGAGGACAAGCGTACGTGGGACCTGCTCGAACTCGAGCCTAACGAGCGCGCCGCACTTGGCGTGTTCCTCGCCTTCCAGTACCCCGCGGAGATCGAGGGCGTAACGATGTCGAACTTCCTGCGGACGGCCGTCAACGCGAAGTTCGACGAGCGCGAGGAACTGTTCGAGGACGAGGAACGCGAAGAACCGGAACGCACCGAATCCGAGGACACCGGCTACGACACCAGCCCGATGGAGGGGCCTGCCGACGACGGCGAGATCGGTGTCGCGGAGTTCCAGCAGCTCCTCTCGGAAAAGATGGAGATGCTCGACATGGACGAGAAGTTCGCCCGACGCTACCTGAACGCGGGCTTCTCGGGCGGGGAGAAGAAACAGAACGAGGTGCTGCAGGCCGCGCTTCTGGAGCCCTCGATCGCCGTGCTCGACGAGATCGACTCGGGGCTCGACATCGACCGTCTGCAGGACGTCTCGAAGGGGATCAACGCGCTGCGCGACGAGCAGGGCACCGGGATCCTCCAGATCACCCACTACCAGCGGATCCTCGACTACGTCGAGCCTGATCGCGTCCACATCATGCTCGACGGCGAGATCGCCATGAGCGGCGACGCGGAGCTCGCGAAGAAGCTCGAGGACAAGGGTTACGACTGGGTCCGCGAGGAAGTCTACCAGACGGCCTGA
- a CDS encoding DNA-directed DNA polymerase, with translation MEQSGLSAYADADESEGRPAAEARAVAGNGDTTGEVVDIDERRFPPVEETVDLGVTQVNYTVEEGADGEYPVVHVFGRDDAGEAHHVRIYEFRPYFYAPSASLTDEDLSDSRITGTEEGYESIRGEKLTRIFGQTPRDVGNMRDRFDHYEADILFPNRLLIDKGINSGIRVPDRRDDDGSVRVHHEEIEPVEAEADLRVHNFDIEVDDRSGFPEEGEEPIVCLTSHDSTREEYIGWLYVAPAGDGTSPADLPDYAPISEDVEIEIHAFESEEAMLDAYLSYITETDPDVLTGWNVDDFDAPYLIDRLDRLDPATDYDLSMERLSRVNEVWRSDWQGPNIKGRVVFDLLYAYKRTQFTELDSYRLDAVAETELGVGKERYAGDIGDLWEQDPERLLEYNVRDVELCVEIDARQGIIPFWDEVRTFVGCKLEDAPTPGDTVDMYVLHKVHGEFALPSKGRVDSEEYEGGAVFDPITGVKENVTVLDLKSLYPMCMVTINASPETKAEPDYEGETYRAPNGMEFKRQPDGIIRSMVDELLTERDRKKSRRAEHSPGSGEYERFDRQQGAVKVIMNSLYGVLGWERFRLYDKDVAGAVTATGRDVIEFTEESANELGYQVTYGDTDSVMLELGAGVDRQSAIEQSFEIEKHINGSYDEFASEVLDAEDHRFQIEFEKLYRRFFQAGRKKRYAGHIIWKEGKDVDDIDITGFEYKRSDIAPITKEVQKDVIEMIVLGEDLEEVKSYVHDVVTDFQEGEIDLDRIAVPGGIGKRLDNYDTDTAQVRGAKYANLLLGTNFTRGSKPKRLYLRKVHPKFFRRMENERGLDPQRDRLYAEFKRDPDVICFEYEDQLPEEFEVDWEKMLEKTLKGPISRVLEALDISWDEVKSGQQQTGLGSFM, from the coding sequence ATGGAGCAATCGGGACTCTCCGCGTATGCGGACGCCGACGAGAGCGAGGGGCGTCCGGCCGCGGAGGCGCGCGCCGTCGCCGGGAACGGCGATACGACGGGTGAGGTCGTCGACATCGACGAGCGACGATTCCCGCCCGTCGAGGAGACGGTCGATCTCGGGGTCACACAGGTCAACTACACCGTCGAGGAGGGAGCCGACGGCGAGTACCCCGTCGTCCACGTCTTCGGTCGGGACGACGCCGGCGAGGCCCATCACGTCCGAATTTACGAGTTCCGACCCTACTTCTACGCGCCGAGCGCGAGCCTGACCGACGAGGACCTGAGCGACAGTCGGATCACGGGCACCGAGGAGGGCTACGAGTCGATCCGGGGCGAGAAGCTCACGAGGATCTTCGGCCAAACCCCCCGGGACGTCGGGAACATGCGCGATCGTTTCGACCACTACGAGGCCGACATCCTCTTTCCGAACCGCCTGCTGATCGACAAGGGCATCAACAGTGGGATCCGCGTACCCGACCGCCGCGACGACGACGGCTCCGTTCGAGTGCACCACGAGGAGATCGAGCCCGTCGAGGCGGAAGCGGACCTCCGGGTCCACAACTTCGACATCGAGGTCGACGACCGGTCGGGCTTCCCCGAGGAGGGCGAAGAGCCGATCGTCTGTCTGACCAGCCACGACTCGACGCGCGAGGAATACATCGGCTGGCTGTACGTCGCACCCGCTGGCGACGGAACCTCCCCCGCCGACCTCCCCGACTACGCCCCGATCAGCGAGGACGTCGAGATCGAGATCCACGCCTTCGAGAGCGAGGAGGCGATGCTCGATGCGTATCTCTCCTACATCACCGAGACCGACCCCGACGTGCTGACGGGCTGGAACGTCGACGACTTCGACGCCCCGTACCTGATCGACCGCCTCGACCGTCTCGATCCGGCGACCGACTACGACCTCTCGATGGAGCGTCTCTCGAGAGTCAACGAGGTCTGGCGCTCGGACTGGCAGGGGCCCAACATCAAGGGCCGGGTCGTCTTCGACCTGCTCTATGCGTACAAGCGCACGCAGTTCACCGAGCTCGACTCCTACCGACTCGACGCCGTCGCCGAAACCGAACTCGGCGTCGGCAAGGAGCGGTATGCGGGTGACATCGGCGACCTCTGGGAACAGGACCCCGAACGCCTGCTCGAATACAACGTCAGGGACGTCGAACTCTGTGTGGAGATCGACGCCCGTCAAGGGATCATCCCCTTCTGGGACGAGGTGCGCACGTTCGTCGGCTGCAAGCTCGAGGACGCACCGACCCCCGGCGACACTGTCGACATGTACGTGCTGCATAAGGTCCACGGCGAGTTCGCCCTGCCCTCGAAGGGTCGTGTCGACAGCGAGGAGTACGAAGGCGGGGCGGTGTTCGACCCCATCACCGGCGTGAAGGAGAACGTCACCGTACTGGACCTCAAATCGCTGTACCCGATGTGTATGGTGACGATCAACGCCTCGCCCGAGACGAAGGCCGAACCCGACTACGAGGGCGAGACCTATCGCGCGCCCAACGGGATGGAGTTCAAACGGCAACCGGATGGCATCATCCGGTCGATGGTCGACGAACTGCTGACCGAACGCGATCGCAAGAAATCTCGGCGAGCCGAACACTCGCCCGGAAGCGGCGAGTACGAGCGCTTCGACCGCCAGCAAGGGGCGGTAAAGGTCATCATGAACTCGCTGTACGGGGTGCTCGGCTGGGAGCGCTTCCGACTCTACGATAAGGACGTCGCCGGGGCGGTGACCGCCACGGGACGGGACGTCATCGAGTTCACCGAGGAGTCCGCAAACGAACTGGGCTATCAGGTCACCTACGGGGACACCGACTCGGTCATGCTCGAACTCGGGGCCGGCGTCGATAGACAGAGCGCGATCGAGCAGTCCTTCGAGATCGAGAAACACATCAACGGTTCGTACGACGAGTTCGCGAGCGAGGTCCTCGACGCCGAAGACCACCGCTTCCAGATCGAGTTCGAGAAGCTCTACAGACGGTTCTTCCAGGCCGGTCGGAAAAAGCGCTATGCCGGCCACATCATCTGGAAGGAGGGAAAGGACGTCGACGACATCGATATCACGGGCTTCGAGTACAAGCGCTCGGACATCGCGCCCATCACGAAGGAGGTCCAAAAGGACGTCATCGAGATGATCGTCCTCGGGGAGGACCTCGAGGAGGTAAAGAGCTACGTCCACGACGTCGTTACCGACTTCCAGGAGGGCGAGATCGACCTCGACCGGATCGCTGTCCCGGGCGGGATCGGCAAGCGCCTCGACAACTACGACACCGACACCGCACAGGTCCGCGGCGCGAAGTACGCGAACTTACTGCTTGGGACTAACTTCACACGCGGGAGCAAACCCAAACGCCTCTATCTGAGGAAGGTCCATCCGAAGTTCTTCCGCCGTATGGAGAACGAGCGGGGCCTGGACCCACAGCGCGATCGCCTCTACGCGGAGTTCAAGCGCGACCCGGACGTGATCTGTTTCGAATACGAGGACCAACTCCCCGAGGAGTTCGAGGTCGACTGGGAGAAGATGCTCGAGAAGACGCTCAAAGGCCCGATATCGCGCGTGCTCGAAGCACTCGATATCTCGTGGGACGAGGTGAAATCGGGTCAACAGCAGACGGGACTGGGCAGTTTCATGTAG
- a CDS encoding DUF7346 family protein: protein MQTVEDDDGARYLLLKRSDESSLVRDPETGAERYVGTDDLSPVEGVSALETAAREVDEPIRRLLSAVHDDRTLGLLLVLDARGPLAVRELLAFDTLCESDFHGTVAELRAAGLLEECEIAGERGYGTTQLAAEALSSLRGSGGE, encoded by the coding sequence ATGCAGACCGTCGAGGACGACGACGGCGCGCGATACCTCCTGCTCAAGCGCTCGGACGAGTCGAGCCTGGTACGCGATCCCGAAACCGGCGCGGAGCGCTACGTCGGGACCGACGACCTCTCGCCGGTCGAGGGGGTCTCGGCGCTTGAGACGGCCGCACGCGAGGTCGACGAACCGATCAGACGGCTTCTCTCGGCGGTCCACGACGACCGCACGCTCGGACTCCTGTTGGTACTAGACGCCCGCGGGCCGCTCGCGGTTCGGGAGCTTCTCGCGTTCGATACGCTCTGTGAGAGCGATTTTCACGGCACCGTCGCGGAGCTTCGGGCGGCGGGGCTACTCGAGGAGTGTGAGATCGCCGGCGAGCGCGGCTACGGGACGACTCAGCTCGCAGCCGAGGCGCTGTCCTCACTCCGTGGCTCCGGCGGCGAGTAG
- a CDS encoding MarR family transcriptional regulator, which yields MSTSEAIAAEAGEQTGWDAVRELPPSAKLVAKVLEYNETLTQSQLAEETLLPPRTVRYALNRLEEEGVVESRFSFSDARKRLYTLTIESR from the coding sequence ATGAGCACGTCAGAGGCGATCGCGGCCGAGGCGGGAGAACAGACGGGGTGGGACGCGGTCCGGGAGCTGCCGCCGAGCGCGAAACTCGTCGCGAAGGTTCTAGAGTACAACGAGACGCTCACGCAGAGCCAACTCGCAGAGGAGACGCTCCTCCCACCGAGGACCGTCCGTTACGCGTTGAACCGGCTCGAGGAGGAGGGAGTCGTCGAATCACGGTTCTCGTTTTCGGACGCCAGAAAGCGCCTGTACACCCTCACGATCGAATCGCGCTGA
- a CDS encoding DUF7322 domain-containing protein — translation MLPDERSEHEPEEPDLGPDIPNVEPEESEPTLGPEIPDVSPPDEGFFGPGDVPKDLLSAFWKLVVLFNVGLLATSLGAMFVLFEGRLGLGGGLLAVGLLALARGLYSYWTLDLEEGTDSD, via the coding sequence GTGTTACCCGACGAGCGCTCCGAGCACGAACCCGAGGAGCCCGATCTGGGTCCCGACATCCCGAACGTCGAACCAGAGGAGAGCGAACCGACCCTCGGGCCGGAGATCCCGGACGTCTCGCCGCCCGACGAGGGGTTTTTCGGGCCCGGAGACGTCCCGAAGGACCTCCTGAGCGCGTTCTGGAAGCTCGTCGTCCTGTTCAACGTCGGGCTCCTCGCGACGAGCCTCGGCGCGATGTTCGTGCTCTTCGAGGGGCGACTCGGCCTCGGGGGCGGACTGCTGGCGGTCGGCCTGCTCGCGCTCGCTCGCGGGCTCTATAGCTACTGGACGCTCGACCTCGAGGAGGGTACCGACAGCGACTAA
- the sufB gene encoding Fe-S cluster assembly protein SufB yields MSSEELTKNQERFDHRNEERSAFRSEKGLTEEVVRLISEDKDEPDWMLDRRLRALEHYQNMPLPTDWPGQPDLTQLDVEEIIPYIRPDVEARGSVDSWEDVPEDIKDTFEKLGIPEAERESLSGVGAQYESEVVYQNMQEQWEEKGVVFMNMDEAVQEHPDIVKEYFMTRCVPPSDNKFAALHGAVWSGGSFVYVPEDVTVEMPVQAYFRMNSEGMGQFEHTLIVAEKGSEVHYIEGCSAPKYGTHNLHSGGVEVFVGEDAHVQYSTVQNWSKNTFNLNTKRALAEKGGRMEWVSGSMGSKATMLYPCTILKGRGASANHISIAFAGEGQDIDTGAKVYHNAPNTNSTIESKSISKDGGRTNYRGLVHIADGAHDSSTSVECDALMFDNESVSDTMPYMEINESKVDVAHEATVGKIGDEDVFYLQSRGLDDDDAKQMIVSGFIEPITEELPIEYAVELNRLIELEMEGSLG; encoded by the coding sequence ATGAGCTCAGAAGAACTCACCAAGAACCAGGAGCGCTTCGATCACCGCAACGAGGAGCGCTCGGCGTTCCGCTCGGAGAAGGGCCTGACCGAAGAGGTCGTTCGCCTCATCAGCGAGGACAAGGACGAACCCGACTGGATGCTCGATCGCCGCCTTAGAGCGCTCGAACACTACCAGAACATGCCCCTTCCCACCGACTGGCCCGGCCAGCCCGACCTCACCCAGCTCGACGTCGAGGAGATCATCCCCTACATCCGCCCCGACGTCGAAGCCCGCGGGAGCGTCGACTCCTGGGAGGACGTCCCCGAAGACATCAAGGATACCTTCGAGAAACTCGGCATCCCCGAGGCCGAGCGCGAATCGCTCTCCGGGGTGGGCGCCCAGTACGAAAGCGAGGTCGTCTACCAGAACATGCAAGAACAGTGGGAGGAGAAGGGCGTCGTCTTCATGAACATGGACGAGGCCGTCCAGGAACACCCCGACATCGTGAAGGAGTACTTCATGACCCGCTGCGTTCCCCCAAGCGACAACAAGTTCGCCGCCCTCCACGGTGCGGTCTGGTCCGGCGGGAGCTTCGTCTACGTTCCCGAGGACGTCACCGTCGAAATGCCCGTTCAGGCCTACTTCCGCATGAACTCGGAGGGGATGGGCCAGTTCGAACACACCCTCATCGTCGCCGAAAAGGGCAGCGAAGTCCACTACATCGAAGGCTGTAGCGCGCCGAAATACGGCACGCACAACCTGCACTCCGGGGGGGTGGAAGTGTTCGTCGGCGAGGACGCCCACGTCCAATACAGCACCGTGCAGAACTGGTCGAAAAACACCTTCAACCTCAATACGAAACGCGCGCTCGCCGAGAAGGGCGGCCGGATGGAGTGGGTCTCGGGCTCGATGGGCTCGAAAGCCACGATGCTCTATCCCTGCACCATTCTCAAGGGTCGCGGGGCGAGCGCGAACCACATCTCGATTGCGTTTGCGGGCGAGGGCCAGGACATCGACACTGGGGCGAAGGTCTATCACAACGCGCCCAACACCAACTCCACGATCGAATCGAAATCGATCTCGAAAGACGGTGGCCGGACCAATTATAGAGGGTTGGTCCACATCGCCGACGGGGCGCACGATTCGTCGACGAGCGTGGAGTGTGACGCGTTGATGTTCGACAACGAGTCCGTCTCGGACACGATGCCGTACATGGAGATCAACGAGTCGAAGGTCGACGTGGCTCACGAGGCGACGGTGGGGAAGATCGGGGACGAGGACGTCTTCTACCTCCAGTCGCGGGGGCTGGACGACGACGACGCGAAACAGATGATCGTCAGCGGCTTCATCGAGCCCATCACCGAGGAACTCCCGATCGAGTACGCCGTCGAACTGAATCGTCTGATCGAACTCGAAATGGAGGGATCGCTCGGATGA
- the rad50 gene encoding DNA double-strand break repair ATPase Rad50 yields the protein MRIERVRLTNFKPYRDTDLRLERGVSVIHGLNGSGKSSLLEACFFALYGSSALDGTLEEVITNGEEECEIELWFTHADGEYHVERRVRLSGERAQTATCVLETPDGSIEGARDVERYIEELLRMDADAFVNCAYVRQGEVNKLIHATPGERQDMIDDLLQLGKLEEYRERVSEARLGVNDVRADVQGSLREIESQIDEKEEKGLPSLLNDLETELNDLEEEIERYEENERNAERTREEASEILEAHEGTREEIATLETDIEGLRDTISETEDERESLKERLAEARAEIGRLEDRREDLVAESALEDADQSIIEQRRETLETDLEECREAIRESSLAAQQAKSDAKTALEAAKDLETRAQEAHEKRRTLEAEIEETESALEERREALTELESEIEELRERFAGAPVDPGEADGRLADLREEREGLRERETTLRASLETAREAVEEGERLREAGKCPECGQPVEDSPHVDALAERRERVSDLEDALAELRTETESVEERIDRAEALSEAESGIERKRERRETLNELLSDREAGLEEKRERVSELRTRADELDAEAVEKRETANEARERAGEAQERTADLDERRTELEERIDRLGTLSDVLVDLADARETVSSLRERRADRAELNDERRERLAEKRERKRELEAEHDPERIEQAREDRQRAETYLENVEGKLAELDEEEARLRDRIGGVKSELDSLETLRERRAALGDRLGALDSLYGEAEQLQGMYAQLRSELRQRNVEQLERMLNETFELVYQNDAYAKLELTGEYELTVYQKDGSPLAPEQLSGGERALFNLSLRCAIYRLLAEGIEGGAPMPPLILDEPTVFLDSGHVSKLVDLVESMRRLGVEQIVVVSHDDELVGAADDLVRVRKDPTTNCSTVERGEALLAAGATE from the coding sequence GTGAGGATCGAGCGCGTCCGACTGACGAACTTCAAGCCGTATCGCGACACGGACCTCCGGCTCGAACGGGGCGTCAGCGTGATTCACGGACTTAACGGCAGCGGGAAGTCCTCGCTGCTCGAGGCGTGTTTCTTCGCGCTGTACGGTTCCTCGGCGCTCGACGGCACCCTCGAGGAGGTGATCACGAACGGCGAGGAGGAGTGTGAGATCGAGCTGTGGTTCACCCACGCAGACGGGGAGTACCACGTCGAGCGCCGCGTTCGTCTGTCGGGCGAGCGCGCACAGACCGCGACGTGCGTCCTCGAAACCCCCGACGGGAGCATCGAAGGAGCCCGCGACGTCGAGCGCTACATCGAGGAGCTACTGCGGATGGACGCGGACGCCTTCGTCAACTGCGCGTACGTCCGCCAGGGCGAGGTCAACAAGCTGATCCACGCCACGCCGGGCGAGCGCCAGGACATGATCGACGACCTCCTCCAACTCGGGAAGTTAGAGGAGTACCGCGAGCGGGTCAGCGAAGCTCGATTGGGCGTCAACGACGTGCGAGCAGACGTCCAGGGCAGCCTGCGGGAGATCGAATCCCAGATCGACGAAAAAGAGGAAAAAGGGCTCCCCTCGCTCCTGAACGACCTCGAAACCGAACTCAACGACCTCGAGGAGGAGATCGAGCGCTACGAGGAGAACGAGCGGAACGCAGAGCGAACCCGCGAGGAGGCGAGCGAAATCCTCGAGGCCCACGAGGGGACCCGCGAGGAGATCGCAACGCTCGAGACCGACATCGAGGGGCTCAGGGACACGATCTCGGAGACCGAGGACGAACGCGAATCGCTCAAAGAGCGCCTCGCGGAGGCGCGCGCGGAGATCGGCCGACTGGAGGACCGGCGCGAAGACCTCGTCGCCGAATCGGCCCTCGAGGACGCCGACCAATCGATCATCGAGCAGCGCCGCGAGACGCTCGAAACGGACCTCGAAGAGTGTCGCGAGGCGATCCGCGAGTCGAGTCTCGCGGCCCAGCAAGCGAAGAGCGACGCGAAGACGGCCCTGGAGGCCGCCAAGGACCTCGAAACGCGGGCCCAGGAGGCCCACGAGAAACGCCGGACCCTCGAGGCGGAAATCGAGGAGACCGAATCGGCCCTCGAAGAGCGCCGCGAGGCGCTCACGGAACTCGAATCGGAGATCGAGGAGCTGCGCGAGCGGTTCGCGGGCGCCCCCGTCGATCCCGGGGAGGCCGACGGCCGGCTCGCAGACCTGCGCGAGGAGCGCGAGGGGCTGCGCGAGCGCGAGACGACGCTTCGCGCCTCGCTCGAAACCGCCCGCGAGGCCGTCGAGGAGGGCGAGCGCCTCCGGGAGGCGGGCAAGTGCCCCGAGTGCGGGCAGCCGGTCGAGGACTCGCCCCACGTCGACGCGCTCGCGGAGCGCCGCGAGCGGGTTTCCGACCTCGAGGACGCACTCGCGGAGCTTCGCACGGAAACCGAGAGCGTCGAGGAACGGATCGACCGGGCTGAGGCGCTCTCGGAGGCCGAATCCGGGATCGAACGGAAACGCGAGCGCCGCGAGACCCTCAACGAGTTGCTCTCGGATCGCGAGGCAGGTCTCGAGGAGAAGCGCGAACGGGTATCGGAACTCCGAACGCGCGCGGACGAGCTCGACGCCGAGGCGGTCGAAAAACGCGAGACCGCAAACGAGGCGCGAGAACGGGCGGGCGAGGCCCAGGAACGAACCGCCGACCTTGACGAGCGCCGAACCGAGCTGGAGGAGCGAATCGACCGCCTCGGAACGCTCTCGGACGTCCTCGTCGACCTCGCTGACGCCCGCGAGACCGTCTCGTCGCTGCGCGAGCGCCGCGCGGACCGCGCCGAGTTGAACGACGAACGACGCGAGCGCCTCGCGGAGAAACGCGAGCGAAAACGGGAGCTCGAAGCCGAGCACGACCCCGAGCGCATCGAGCAAGCACGGGAGGACAGACAGCGTGCGGAGACGTACCTCGAAAACGTCGAGGGGAAACTCGCGGAACTCGACGAGGAGGAGGCCCGGCTGCGCGATCGGATCGGAGGCGTCAAGAGCGAACTCGACTCCCTGGAGACGCTCCGCGAACGGCGCGCGGCCCTCGGCGACCGTCTCGGAGCGCTCGACTCGCTGTACGGGGAGGCAGAACAGCTCCAGGGGATGTACGCCCAGCTCCGTTCGGAACTCCGACAGCGCAACGTCGAGCAGCTCGAACGCATGCTCAACGAGACGTTCGAGCTGGTCTACCAGAACGACGCCTACGCGAAACTGGAGTTAACAGGAGAATACGAGCTCACTGTCTACCAGAAGGACGGCTCGCCGCTCGCGCCCGAGCAGCTCTCGGGGGGCGAGCGCGCGCTGTTCAACCTCTCGCTTCGCTGTGCGATCTACCGTTTGCTCGCAGAGGGGATCGAGGGCGGCGCGCCGATGCCGCCGCTCATTCTGGACGAACCCACCGTCTTCCTCGATTCGGGTCACGTCTCGAAGCTGGTCGACCTCGTCGAGTCGATGCGCCGTCTGGGCGTCGAGCAGATCGTCGTCGTCAGCCACGACGACGAGCTCGTGGGCGCGGCCGACGACCTCGTCCGGGTGCGAAAGGACCCGACGACCAACTGCTCGACGGTCGAGCGCGGCGAGGCGCTACTCGCCGCCGGAGCCACGGAGTGA
- a CDS encoding DUF7331 family protein codes for MSSADPDRQSGTDELELDAVESVETYETTGGIVFYDVRNPLAWVKTTHSVSLPDQL; via the coding sequence ATGTCAAGCGCCGATCCCGACCGACAGAGCGGCACCGACGAACTGGAACTCGACGCGGTCGAATCCGTCGAGACCTACGAGACCACCGGGGGCATCGTCTTCTACGACGTCCGGAACCCGCTCGCGTGGGTCAAAACGACCCATAGCGTCTCGCTGCCCGACCAACTCTGA